In Sulfuricurvum sp., the sequence CGGGTTGATGTTATTAAACAAAATATGAGTTTTTACGATTGCACCTTGAATATCCGAAAGACTTTTCAAAATCTCTTCATATTTTTGCAATCCCATCAAATCGAACGGTTTATCACTCACAGGTGTAATCAATAAATCTGAAGCTATGATCGCTACACGATTATAGGCACTGTCAAATCCACCTGAATCTATGATCGTCAGAATGTCGTCCGAATCATTTTGGGCATATTCCGCTAACTCTTCGGCTGTATTGAAATGAAGCATTGCAATAGGATTTAATCCCTGCTCTTGTCGCAGGGCATTGGTCACAGTTAGAGAGCGTTGTGTATCGAGGTCAACAATCCTGACATCAATGATTTTCGAAAAAGAAACCGCTAGATTCCATGCAACGGTTGATTTTCCGACACCCCCTTTTTGATGCGATAACGTAAGAATCATAGATATACCTTATATATTAAAAAAATATTAAAAGTATATACTTTACATACTTAAACAAATAAATACAGAAGAAAAGTATAAATAGAAAAACGATTTACTAATTTATATAAAAGAGGTGTATAATTGGCATTATCGCGAAAGGAGCAATAATAATGAGCGATCAACAGCTACTTACTTTATTTGTCGGGATTATCGCGATATGTATGATGTTTATTACGCTTGTTATTGTTTTTATCGGAATCAATTCGATCAAAACAATGCATAAAATACATGAGTTTATCGGTCATGTAGAAAATGAACTTAGTTTCATTTCCGGTAAAGCGGTGGTCACATTACAGGATGTGAGCGAGTTACTCGGTCAACTAAAAGGTGAAACACGTTCAATCACTGAAAAATCATTAATGTCGTTGCATGAGCTGCATGCATTAATCGCATTTCTTCATGATGAAACGAAATCTCTTGCACTTAAAGCTTCAAACGGAATTGCAAAAGTAACGCTGGGTACACTTGCTATCGGTGCGCTTTCACAATTTTTCAAGAAAAAATCCAACTAACAAAGGAATACCAATGAACCAACAAAACACACTTCTAACTTTCGTAGTCGGTGCTGCCATCGGGGGTGCAGCTGCATATTATGCCTATAAACATAAAGATGAGATTTTAGAAAAAATCAATGATATGGAAGACAATCTACACTTTGATCAGCACGAATGGATTGAAAAAGCAAAAGATCAGCTCGATCATTTGACACATACGTTCCAATCTGCTGTTCAACGCTATTCTCATTCTTCGAATGAAGAAACATCAAAAGAAGATGAAATCGCACGTCTCACCGAAGAGCTCAACAACCTTCGCCAAGAAATTCAGACACTTAAAGCCGTCTAATCGTTACGTTCCTCTCTTTTAAGGGAGGATGATACGATTCGTTTTTCGCATTGTGCGCAGTGTAGTCACTGCAAAAGCGACAATAGCAGGTCCTAAAATAACTCCCCAGAACCCGAATGTAGCTAATCCTCCGACTATCGCAAAAAAGATCACAAACTCATTGATACGGCGTTTCCCCCGACTGAGAGTACGGTTTACAAAATTTAAAATCACAAGTTTTACAATGTTATCGATAAAAAACGCCATCATTGCATAAGAATAAAGAGAGATAATAAGAACATTCATAATATTTCCCTCGAGATACTCATGTATAACGATGGGAACCCAGACCAATGCCGTACCGACTACCGGAATAATCGAGGATATACCGGTAAGAAAACCGAGTAATAACGCATTGTATCCATCAAAAAAAGCGATGAAAATTCCGAATGCCAAACCTTGAGCAATCA encodes:
- a CDS encoding ParA family protein; the protein is MILTLSHQKGGVGKSTVAWNLAVSFSKIIDVRIVDLDTQRSLTVTNALRQEQGLNPIAMLHFNTAEELAEYAQNDSDDILTIIDSGGFDSAYNRVAIIASDLLITPVSDKPFDLMGLQKYEEILKSLSDIQGAIVKTHILFNNINPAMKRFGDLIEFICMSEHFELLTSVLRQRVDIAHSVGEGKSIKEYRIFGKADQEMDELFNEVKSILNIK